The Anaeromyxobacter sp. Fw109-5 genomic interval AATGTAGTTCACCCTGATACCTAGCCTCCACTCGCCTGCACTCGCAGCGAAGTCGCGCCCGGTCCGCCGTGCGCGGTGGAGGAACCGTGAGGAACACCGTCCGCGCCGCGGCGTGCGCCGCGCTCCTGCTCGCCGCGTGTGGCCCCGACGCTCCGCCTCCGGCGACCGCGACGCCGAAGCCCTCGGTCCCGCGCGCGACCTCGTCCGCGCTCGTCGCCGGTCCGGGCGCCACCGCCCACGACCTCTACGCCACGAAGGGCATCGGCTGCGACGCTTGCCATCCGTGCGGCAAGCGGCTCCCGGGCGGTCACGCCCAGCCGTGGATGGACTCCGCGAGCGCGAGCTTCCACGCGTACTCCGCCAACTCGGGCCTCGCGGCGTGCACCGCCTGCCACGGCCCGGCGCTCGACGGCGTGGGCGGCTCGGTGTCGATCTCCTGCGCCCAGTGCCACGGCGCGAGCTGGCGCACCGAGTGCTCGCTCTGCCACGGCGGGCCCGACGGCGCCGCGCCGCCGCGCACGACCTGGGGTCACGCCGGCGACGCGCTCCGCGTGGGGGCGCACGCCGCGCACCTGAGCGCGACGCACGGGGTCTCGAAGCCGGTTTCCTGCGGGGCGTGCCACGTCGTCCCGGCGGACGCCCTGGCTCCCGGCCACGCGGACGGCGTCGCGGGCGTGGCGTTCTCCGGCCTGGCCGTCCCGCCGGTCGGCACGCCGGCCTGGGATCGCGCCCAGGCGACCTGCGCCTCGACCTACTGCCACGGAGGCCGGGCCGGTGGCTCGGTCCCGGTCCCGCTCTGGACGCGCACCGACGGCAGCGATCGCGCGTGCGGCGCCTGCCACGGCGCGCCGCCGCCGGTGCCGCACCCGGCCAACGCCGACTGCGGCGCATGCCACCCGGGCTACGCCGCCGGCGCGGTCAACGTCGAGACGCACGTGAACGGGCTCGTCGAGCTGGGCGGCGCCGGGCTCACCTGCTCGTCGTGCCACGGCGGCGCGCAGAACGCCGCCCCGCCGTACGGGACGCGCGGCGAGCTCGAGACCACCACCCTCGCCGTGGGCGCGCACCAGCAGCACCTCGGTGGCGGGTCGATGTCCGCTCCGGTCTCGTGCGAGACCTGCCACGCGGTGCCGGCCGACCTGCGCCACGCCGACGGCGTGGTCGAGGTCGCGGCGGCCGTGGGGTGGAGCCGCGAGACAGCCACGTGCACGACGGCCTGTCACGGCGCGTTCTCGCCGGTCTGGACGCAGGTGGACGGAACCCAGGCGGCCTGCGGGACCTGTCACCTCGCGCCGCCCCCCGCGCCGCACTCCCAGAACCCCGCCTGCGCGAACTGCCACGAGGGCTACACGCAGACCTCCGTCAACGTCGCGCTCCACCTGGACGGCGACGTGGACGTGAAGGCGCTCGCCTGCAACTCCTGCCACGGCTCCGAGGTGAACGCCGCGCCGCCGCTCGGAACGGGCGGGGAGACCGATGCCACCGCGCGCGCGGTCGGCGCGCACCAGGCGCACCTCGCCGGCGGCGCGCTCCGCGGCCCGATGGAGTGCGCCGAGTGCCACGTCGTGCCGGCCTCGATGGATCACGCCGATGGCGCGGTCCAGCTCACCTTCGGTCCGCTCTCCAGCACCGGTGGCGCGACGCCGGCCTGGGACCCTCAGACCCTCACCTGCGCCTCGACGTACTGCCACGGCGCGGTCCTGCGGGGCGGCGGGACGAACCAGGCGCCGGTCTGGACCGGCGGGGCTTCGCAGGCGGCCTGCGGCACGTGCCACCTCGCGCCGCCGCCGCCGCCGCACCCGCGCACGCAGATCTGCGACAACTGCCACCCCGGCTACACGCTCACGAGCGTCGACGCCGCGACCCACATCAACGGCGTCGTGGAGGCGACGAACCTCACCTGCTCGTCGTGCCACGGCGACAACTCGCGCGTCCTCGTCATGCAGGCGGACCCGCTCGCCATCGCCGCGCCACCCTACGGCTCCCGCGGTGAGACGGACTCCGCCTCGCGCTCCGTCGGCCAGCATCAGGCGCACGTGAACCGCGGCAATGGGATCGCGATCCCGAACAAGTGCCGCTACTGCCACGCCGTCCCGACGACGTTCGATCACGCGGACGGCACCTCCCAGGTGACGTTCGGCAGCCTCGCCACGATGGACGACGCCACGCCCACGTTCGATGGCCAGACCTGCTCGAACACCTACTGCCACGGCTCGACGCTCGGCCGCGGCGGCACGGACCACAGCCCGACCTGGACGAACCCCTCGCCGGTCGGCTGCACGACCTGCCACGGCGCGCCGCCGCCGGCGCCGCACCCGCAGGACTCGGACTGCATCCGCTGCCACCCTGGCTACACCGAGACGAGCGTCCGCAAGGCGACGCACGTGAACGGCGTCTCCGACTTCCCGAGCGGCTGCAACAGCTGCCACGACACGCCGCCGATGACCGGCGAGCACCTCGAGCACCTCCACGAGCGCGTCGCGTGCGACCGCTGCCACGCCGGCTACACGGCCACGACCGAGAACCCCGCGCTCCACCGGAACGCCCGCCAGGACGTGACGCTGTCCGGCTGGGACCCCGTCCGCCGCACCTGCAGCAACCTCTCGTGCCACGGCGGCGAGTACTGGGGCCGCACCGGCCAGGCGGCCCGCCAGAGCTGCAACCAGTGCCACGGCGTGCCGCCCGCGTCCGGCGAGCACTTCGAGCACAGCGAGTACGCGTGCAGCCGCTGTCACGGGACCGGCTACTCGACGACGACCACGAACGCGATGACGCACATGAACAGCGTCGCGGACGTGCCGTTCGCCTTCTACAACCGGACGACGCGCACGTGCTCGAGCACGGGCTGCCACGGCGCCGAGTACTGGGGCACGCCGAAGCCGGTCACCCCGAACTGCGCCAACTGCCACGGCTTCCCGCCCGGCCTGCCCCACCCGCAGGACTCGGCGTGCCAGAGCTGCCACCCGAGCATGCAGTCCAGCGGCGTGCTCACCGAGGCGCACAACGACGGCACGCTCGACATCGCCGGAGAGGGCTGCCAGAGCTGCCACGGCGCTCCGCCGACCTCCACGCGGAGCGGCGGCGTCCATACCACCGACACCAACTGCTACGGCTGCCACTCGACCACGGTCGACGCGTCGAACCAGGTGGTGCCCAACGGGACGCACAACGATGGGTACGTCCAGGTCGGCGGCGGCGGCGTCGGCACCTACGGATGCCAGAGCTGCCACGGTGACCAGGCGCGCCAGGCTCCCGCCGGCGCGGACGCGCACGTGAAGTCCGCGCCGCCGCTCGGCACGCGCGGCGAGGCCGAGGCCACCACCCGCGCGGTCGGCGCGCACCTCGCGCACGTGAGCCCGGCAGCCGGCACGCTCGCCGGCCCCGCGCAGTGCGGCGAGTGCCACGCGGTGCCGACCTCGATGAGCCACGCCATGGGCTCGGTCGTCATGCAGTTCGGCGGCCGCGCCACGCTCCAGGGCGCCGCGCCCGTGTTCGACCCGGTCGCGGTCTCCTGCTCGTCCACCTACTGCCACGGCGCCACGCTCGGCGCGGGTGGCTCGAACCACGCTCCGGCCTGGACCGGCGGCGCGGCCGAGGCCGCCTGCGGGACCTGCCACGGCGCGCCCCCGCCGGCGCCGCACACCCAGAGCACGAGCTGCGGCGGGTGCCACGAGGGCTACACCGCGACGAACGTGAACCTCGCCACGCACGTCAACGGCGCGGTCGAGCTCAGCGCCATGGCCTGCAACTCGTGCCACGGGAGCGGCATCAACGCCGCCCCTCCTTCCG includes:
- a CDS encoding CxxxxCH/CxxCH domain-containing protein; this encodes MRNTVRAAACAALLLAACGPDAPPPATATPKPSVPRATSSALVAGPGATAHDLYATKGIGCDACHPCGKRLPGGHAQPWMDSASASFHAYSANSGLAACTACHGPALDGVGGSVSISCAQCHGASWRTECSLCHGGPDGAAPPRTTWGHAGDALRVGAHAAHLSATHGVSKPVSCGACHVVPADALAPGHADGVAGVAFSGLAVPPVGTPAWDRAQATCASTYCHGGRAGGSVPVPLWTRTDGSDRACGACHGAPPPVPHPANADCGACHPGYAAGAVNVETHVNGLVELGGAGLTCSSCHGGAQNAAPPYGTRGELETTTLAVGAHQQHLGGGSMSAPVSCETCHAVPADLRHADGVVEVAAAVGWSRETATCTTACHGAFSPVWTQVDGTQAACGTCHLAPPPAPHSQNPACANCHEGYTQTSVNVALHLDGDVDVKALACNSCHGSEVNAAPPLGTGGETDATARAVGAHQAHLAGGALRGPMECAECHVVPASMDHADGAVQLTFGPLSSTGGATPAWDPQTLTCASTYCHGAVLRGGGTNQAPVWTGGASQAACGTCHLAPPPPPHPRTQICDNCHPGYTLTSVDAATHINGVVEATNLTCSSCHGDNSRVLVMQADPLAIAAPPYGSRGETDSASRSVGQHQAHVNRGNGIAIPNKCRYCHAVPTTFDHADGTSQVTFGSLATMDDATPTFDGQTCSNTYCHGSTLGRGGTDHSPTWTNPSPVGCTTCHGAPPPAPHPQDSDCIRCHPGYTETSVRKATHVNGVSDFPSGCNSCHDTPPMTGEHLEHLHERVACDRCHAGYTATTENPALHRNARQDVTLSGWDPVRRTCSNLSCHGGEYWGRTGQAARQSCNQCHGVPPASGEHFEHSEYACSRCHGTGYSTTTTNAMTHMNSVADVPFAFYNRTTRTCSSTGCHGAEYWGTPKPVTPNCANCHGFPPGLPHPQDSACQSCHPSMQSSGVLTEAHNDGTLDIAGEGCQSCHGAPPTSTRSGGVHTTDTNCYGCHSTTVDASNQVVPNGTHNDGYVQVGGGGVGTYGCQSCHGDQARQAPAGADAHVKSAPPLGTRGEAEATTRAVGAHLAHVSPAAGTLAGPAQCGECHAVPTSMSHAMGSVVMQFGGRATLQGAAPVFDPVAVSCSSTYCHGATLGAGGSNHAPAWTGGAAEAACGTCHGAPPPAPHTQSTSCGGCHEGYTATNVNLATHVNGAVELSAMACNSCHGSGINAAPPSGTQGETLTTSLAVGAHQQHLQGGAYSNPIACSECHVPPTSLDHADGTAQLAFGALATTGGAVPAWDPITGTCSSSYCHGQFVGGDLLNAPSWTTVNGTQAACGTCHGAPPQAPHTASTACGSCHTGYTQTSVNLATHVNGIVEAVASPHAAGWAEPAQHGKQVNLTGLTGCKSCHGDLGATSSCGTCHASAGFATWDTSCTFCHGSTATGRQNPPVDIQGRTVATNVSVGVHEAHATTTIATAVACTQCHPARTASVTTDTAHIDGNGVAEVVFGALAKTGGANATYTRSSATSATCASTYCHGRFSGGVNSGSGATVGWTSTTQVGCTSCHGNPPSSGRHSKHSGSSFRCTNCHNAVVNSSNGFVDRTLHVNGADNVKFGGTYNSRTVTGTWNPTSRSCSGLSCHGSESW